The Xenopus tropicalis strain Nigerian chromosome 2, UCB_Xtro_10.0, whole genome shotgun sequence genome window below encodes:
- the LOC100486498 gene encoding nectin-1-like has product ASDEGISSLKFPCAFGSLPAIRTCCRTMSVPLFLWGRSVSLILLLFVPGSPQVSVIVDREVNAKLGSDAKLYCEVKTPDIISQVTWQRKLSPNNENFLTNSKGEEPMHLTPFGQRVRFLGNGDLGGSILIPNVTLADQGTYLCIFTTFPGGTKEGRIHLFIWVEPSVEVQLNPVLSGPNPDIIAECVAFASKPAANISWDTYGLPHSSTETPVQHSNGTVSVRSQLWMVPSPGLNGHQATCLVSLPEQMYEKLIHMNITNIQYAPQAVHIKVIQRDTLYIECWADGNPPVTYTWRRGNRSITDDEAQVTGNTLYFPRGNTDNNGLYVCEATNSIGRNSKSVYLYKYSDAVPRGSYGAYIAAIVIQSLMILRMVVYFIKRKRREGMFNCRCIEGQNPPEARDESRHLDADQSDIKCMSH; this is encoded by the exons GCAAGTGATGAGGGAATTAGTTCCCTGAAGTTTCCCTGTGCATTTGGCTCCCTGCCGGCTATACGGACATGCTGCCGGACTATGTCGGTACCGCTATTTCTGTGGGGCCGGAGTGTGAGCCTCATCCTCCTGCTGTTTGTACCGGGGAGCCCGCAAG tctcgGTGATCGTCGATAGAGAGGTAAATGCCAAGTTGGGGTCGGACGCCAAGTTATACTGCGAAGTGAAAACCCCCGACATTATCTCCCAAGTCACTTGGCAGAGGAAGTTGTCTCCCAACAATGAGAATTTCCTGACCAACAGCAAAGGGGAGGAACCCATGCACCTGACTCCGTTTGGGCAGAGAGTGAGATTTCTGGGCAATGGGGATCTGGGAGGCTCCATACTGATTCCCAATGTAACCCTGGCCGACCAGGGCACCTACCTCTGTATCTTCACCACATTTCCCGGAGGCACAAAGGAAGGGAGGATCCATTTATTCATCTGGG TGGAGCCGTCGGTGGAAGTGCAGCTAAATCCAGTGCTGTCGGGGCCAAATCCGGATATTATTGCCGAATGTGTAGCCTTTGCCTCCAAACCCGCAGCCAATATCAGCTGGGATACATACGGCCTCCCCCACTCATCCACTGAAACCCCAGTACAGCATTCTAATGGGACGGTGTCGGTACGGAGCCAGCTATGGATGGTGCCTTCTCCTGGGCTTAATGGGCATCAGGCAACTTGTCTGGTTTCTCTGCCTGAGCAAATGTATGAGAAACTGATACATATGAACATTACAAATATTCAGT ATGCACCCCAGGCCGTACATATCAAAGTAATACAGAGAGACACTCTGTATATTGAATGTTGGGCAGATGGCAACCCTCCGGTCACTTATACATGGAGGAG GGGGAATAGATCCATTACTGATGATGAGGCCCAGGTTACAGGGAACACTCTGTATTTTCCCAGAGGGAATACAGATAATAATGGCCTGTACGTCTGTGAGGCCACAAACAGCATTGGGAGAAACTCAAAGTCAgtctatttatataaatactcag ATGCTGTTCCCCGAGGGAGCTACGGCGCGTATATTGCAGCCATTGTTATCCAAAGCTTAATGATTCTTAGAATGGTTGTGTACTTTATAAAGAGAAAACGGAGGGAAGGAATGTTTAATTGTAG GTGTATAGAAGGGCAGAACCCTCCTGAGGCACGGGATGAATCAAGGCATTTAGATGCTGATCAGTCAGACATAAAGTGCATGTCTCACTGA